In Bacillus methanolicus, the following proteins share a genomic window:
- a CDS encoding type III pantothenate kinase has translation MIFVFDVGNTNIVLGVYDEDKLKHHWRIETDRYKTEDEYGMIIKNLFEHENLSFSQINGIIISSVVPPIMYALETMCQKYFHIKPLIVGPGIKTGLNIKYENPREVGADRIVNAVAAIHEYGSPLIIADFGTATTYCYINEKKQYMGGAIAPGINISTEALYSRAAKLPRIEIARPDNIIGKNTVAAMQAGILYGYVGQVEGIVKRMKAQSKQNPTVIATGGLASLIAAESDVIDIVDPFLTLKGLQLIYKRNMGE, from the coding sequence TTGATTTTTGTATTTGATGTAGGAAACACAAATATTGTATTAGGAGTATATGATGAAGATAAATTAAAACACCATTGGCGGATAGAGACAGATCGGTATAAAACAGAAGATGAATATGGAATGATCATAAAGAACCTATTTGAGCATGAAAACCTTTCGTTTTCACAAATAAACGGCATTATCATTTCTTCTGTTGTTCCGCCGATTATGTACGCTCTTGAAACAATGTGTCAAAAATATTTTCATATTAAACCGCTTATTGTAGGACCAGGAATTAAAACGGGCTTAAATATTAAATATGAAAACCCCCGTGAAGTTGGAGCGGATCGAATTGTCAACGCGGTAGCCGCCATTCATGAGTATGGAAGTCCGTTAATCATTGCTGATTTTGGAACAGCTACAACATATTGTTATATTAATGAGAAAAAGCAATATATGGGTGGTGCGATCGCCCCCGGGATTAACATTTCGACAGAAGCTCTTTACTCAAGAGCGGCAAAACTTCCCAGAATTGAAATTGCCCGCCCTGATAACATTATTGGGAAAAATACAGTTGCCGCTATGCAGGCGGGTATTTTATACGGGTATGTCGGCCAGGTAGAGGGTATTGTAAAAAGAATGAAAGCTCAAAGCAAACAAAACCCGACTGTTATTGCGACAGGAGGTCTTGCTTCTTTAATAGCGGCGGAATCAGACGTGATTGATATTGTTGATCCGTTTTTAACCCTTAAAGGGCTGCAGCTAATTTATAAAAGAAATATGGGCGAATAG
- the pabC gene encoding aminodeoxychorismate lyase has protein sequence MYIYINGKFVKENEATISPFDHGFLYGLGLFETFRIYDGHPFLLDDHLERLNSGLKTLNICAEFSRSEIVEILASLMNKNGWKNAYIRLNVSAGAGEVGLQTEPYESPNVIIFSKPLPSAGELAEKEISILNIKRNTPESELRLKSHHFLNNFLAKHEIGNHPRREGIFLTEEGFLAEGIVSNIFWVKGKTLYTPSVKTGILNGVTRQFVIKLAEKQGYEVQEGFYKPEDAESAEEIFLTNSIQEVVPVSNFHNKQMAGLNGKTVRLLHREFRKYCMTLWSRNEIV, from the coding sequence ATGTACATTTATATAAATGGAAAATTTGTGAAGGAGAATGAGGCGACGATCTCGCCATTTGACCACGGGTTTTTATACGGGCTCGGATTATTTGAAACTTTTCGCATCTATGATGGGCATCCTTTTTTGCTCGATGATCATCTCGAGCGCCTAAACAGCGGTTTAAAAACACTCAACATATGTGCAGAGTTTAGCCGAAGCGAAATAGTAGAGATATTAGCATCCTTAATGAATAAGAATGGCTGGAAAAACGCATACATAAGGCTTAATGTTTCAGCAGGCGCCGGAGAGGTTGGTTTGCAAACAGAACCGTATGAAAGCCCTAATGTGATCATTTTTTCAAAGCCGCTTCCTTCAGCCGGGGAATTAGCAGAGAAAGAAATTTCCATTTTAAATATTAAAAGAAATACGCCCGAGTCCGAACTCCGATTAAAATCACACCATTTTCTTAATAATTTTTTAGCCAAGCATGAAATAGGCAATCATCCTCGTCGTGAAGGGATTTTTCTTACAGAAGAAGGATTTTTGGCTGAAGGAATTGTCTCAAATATTTTCTGGGTAAAAGGAAAAACGTTGTACACCCCGTCTGTCAAAACGGGGATTTTAAATGGAGTCACCAGGCAGTTTGTCATAAAGCTTGCAGAAAAGCAGGGATATGAAGTACAGGAAGGTTTTTATAAACCGGAAGATGCCGAAAGTGCGGAAGAAATCTTTTTGACAAATTCGATACAGGAAGTCGTTCCGGTTTCGAACTTTCACAATAAGCAAATGGCAGGGCTGAATGGAAAGACAGTCCGGCTGCTGCACCGGGAATTCCGCAAGTACTGTATGACTTTATGGAGCAGAAACGAAATCGTTTAG
- the hslO gene encoding Hsp33 family molecular chaperone HslO, whose translation MNDYLVKALAFNGQIRAYAVKSTETVGEAQRRHGTWPTASAALGRAITAGAMMGAMLKGEEKLTIKIEGGGPIGAILVDSNAKGEVRGYVTNPQVHFDLNEHGKLDVRRAVGTEGTLTVVKDIGLRDYFTGQVPIVSGELGEDFTYYFASSEQVPSSVGVGVLVNPDNSILASGGFILQLMPGTDDQIITKIENRLKEIPPVSKLIEKGLTPEELLNELLGEENVKILETLSVSFTCNCSKERFGNAIISLGQEEITDMIENEGKAEAQCHFCNNIYVYSKEELEELREEAK comes from the coding sequence ATGAATGATTATTTAGTAAAGGCTTTGGCGTTTAATGGACAGATAAGAGCGTATGCCGTTAAAAGTACAGAAACGGTCGGAGAGGCACAAAGACGCCACGGAACATGGCCGACTGCATCTGCGGCATTGGGCAGAGCGATAACAGCCGGTGCAATGATGGGGGCCATGTTAAAAGGAGAAGAAAAGCTGACGATAAAAATTGAGGGCGGCGGACCAATCGGAGCTATTTTAGTGGACAGTAATGCCAAAGGAGAGGTACGCGGTTATGTTACGAATCCCCAAGTCCATTTTGATTTGAATGAGCATGGCAAGCTTGATGTTAGGAGAGCTGTCGGAACGGAAGGAACTCTTACTGTTGTTAAAGATATTGGCTTGCGCGATTATTTTACCGGACAAGTTCCAATTGTGTCCGGAGAATTAGGAGAAGATTTTACGTATTACTTTGCTTCATCTGAACAAGTTCCTTCTTCTGTTGGCGTAGGCGTGCTTGTTAATCCGGATAATTCCATTTTAGCTTCAGGCGGGTTTATTTTGCAGCTTATGCCGGGAACAGACGATCAAATTATTACAAAGATTGAAAATCGGTTAAAAGAAATTCCTCCGGTATCAAAGTTAATTGAAAAAGGCTTAACACCTGAAGAGTTATTGAACGAGCTCTTAGGGGAAGAAAATGTAAAAATACTGGAAACTCTGTCTGTTTCCTTTACATGTAATTGTTCGAAAGAGAGATTTGGAAATGCGATTATTAGCCTTGGGCAAGAAGAAATTACCGATATGATTGAAAATGAAGGAAAAGCTGAAGCGCAGTGCCATTTTTGTAATAATATTTATGTTTATTCGAAAGAGGAATTAGAAGAACTGAGGGAAGAAGCGAAATAA
- the pabA gene encoding aminodeoxychorismate/anthranilate synthase component II, with amino-acid sequence MIFMIDNYDSFTYNLVQYLGELGQDLLVKRNDQVTVDEIAQLNPKYIMISPGPCSPNEAGISMEAIRYFAGKVPVFGVCLGHQSIAQVFHGEVVQAERFMHGKTSLIFHDGKTIFKDLPNPFPATRYHSLIVKRETLPDCLEVSAWTEEGEIMALRHKYLPIEGVQFHPESIMTTAGKQLLRNFVEYYHANQQTSTLKSTGRS; translated from the coding sequence ATGATTTTTATGATTGATAATTATGATTCATTTACCTACAATCTTGTGCAGTATTTAGGAGAATTAGGTCAGGATTTACTTGTTAAGCGCAATGACCAAGTCACGGTCGATGAAATTGCCCAACTAAATCCGAAATATATTATGATTTCACCGGGTCCGTGCAGCCCGAACGAAGCGGGAATCAGCATGGAAGCGATTCGTTATTTTGCCGGCAAGGTGCCGGTTTTTGGCGTCTGCCTCGGGCATCAGTCGATCGCACAAGTTTTTCATGGTGAGGTAGTCCAAGCGGAACGTTTCATGCACGGAAAAACGTCACTTATTTTTCATGATGGAAAAACAATTTTTAAGGATTTGCCTAATCCATTTCCTGCAACGAGATATCATTCACTAATTGTAAAAAGAGAAACTCTTCCTGACTGCTTGGAGGTTTCTGCATGGACGGAAGAAGGGGAGATTATGGCTCTAAGGCACAAATATTTGCCGATTGAAGGTGTCCAATTTCATCCTGAATCGATTATGACAACGGCCGGGAAACAGCTTTTAAGGAATTTCGTAGAATACTATCATGCCAATCAACAAACAAGTACTTTGAAAAGTACGGGAAGGTCATAA
- the folK gene encoding 2-amino-4-hydroxy-6-hydroxymethyldihydropteridine diphosphokinase — MENYAYIALGSNIGDRYGYLKKAVLELDNFEGIEVVRTSSIYETDPVGYEDQDKFLNMVIKVNTSLGPFELLDNCLDIEQKFGRKREIKWGPRTIDLDILLYNNENIETEKLTVPHPRMKERAFVMIPFMEIRNSTLPVMKKPFDPLLESIPNKEGVRIWKQKNGEDVFALFEN; from the coding sequence GTGGAAAATTATGCATATATCGCTCTTGGTTCGAATATCGGGGACCGATACGGTTATTTAAAAAAAGCTGTTTTGGAATTAGATAACTTTGAAGGAATCGAAGTAGTAAGAACTTCTTCCATTTATGAAACCGATCCGGTCGGCTATGAAGACCAAGATAAATTTTTGAATATGGTAATTAAAGTTAATACATCTCTAGGACCCTTTGAATTATTGGATAATTGTCTTGACATTGAACAAAAGTTTGGAAGGAAAAGGGAAATAAAGTGGGGTCCGCGGACGATAGATCTTGACATTCTTTTATACAATAACGAAAATATTGAAACAGAGAAACTAACAGTTCCTCATCCTCGGATGAAAGAAAGAGCATTTGTCATGATTCCTTTTATGGAAATCAGAAACAGCACGCTTCCGGTGATGAAGAAGCCTTTTGATCCTTTGTTAGAATCAATCCCTAATAAAGAAGGAGTTCGAATATGGAAGCAGAAAAATGGGGAAGACGTATTCGCGCTTTTCGAAAATTAA
- a CDS encoding helix-turn-helix domain-containing protein, which yields MEAEKWGRRIRAFRKLKGYTQEGFAKELGVSVSILGEVERGNRMPSRDFLEQVASLLNIHIEELIPPEVNDIDS from the coding sequence ATGGAAGCAGAAAAATGGGGAAGACGTATTCGCGCTTTTCGAAAATTAAAGGGTTACACACAAGAAGGTTTTGCAAAGGAGCTTGGTGTTTCCGTTTCCATATTAGGAGAAGTGGAAAGAGGAAACCGAATGCCTTCAAGGGATTTCCTCGAACAAGTTGCATCTTTGTTAAATATTCATATAGAGGAATTAATTCCGCCTGAGGTAAATGATATAGATTCGTAA
- the ftsH gene encoding ATP-dependent zinc metalloprotease FtsH gives MNRIFRNTIFYLLIFLVIIGVVSFFNGNNQPREHISYDQFIEHLENGDIKSLSMQPERGVFEVRGKLKGYDEDKYFLTYVWNSDNLLDRIHKAAAEAKVEVMPAKETSGWVTFFTSIIPFIIIFILFFFLLNQAQGGGSRVMNFGKSKAKLYNEDKKKVRFKDVAGADEEKQELVEVVEFLKDPRKFSELGARIPKGVLLVGPPGTGKTLLARAVAGEAGVPFFSISGSDFVEMFVGVGASRVRDLFETAKKNAPCIIFIDEIDAVGRQRGAGLGGGHDEREQTLNQLLVEMDGFGANEGIIIIAATNRPDILDPALLRPGRFDRQITVDRPDVKGREAVLKVHARNKPLDESVNLKNIAMRTPGFSGADLENLLNEAALVAARQNKKKIDMSDIDEATDRVIAGPAKKSRVISEKERKIVAFHEAGHTVIGLMLDEAEMVHKVTIVPRGQAGGYAVMLPKEDRYFMTKPELLDKITGLLGGRVAEEIVFGEVSTGAHNDFQRATGIARRMVTEFGMSDKLGPLQFGQSQGQVFLGRDIHSEQNYSDAIAYEIDLEIQRIIKECYEKARNILSENRDKLDLIANTLLEVETLDAEQIKHLVEHGKLPDHSAARVNKNADDVKVNINTKKDEELPANGEGAIKEEHTTGLNSRFSDDTGNIDEDRRNS, from the coding sequence ATGAATCGGATCTTCCGTAATACCATCTTTTATTTATTGATATTTTTAGTCATTATTGGCGTTGTTAGCTTCTTTAATGGCAACAACCAGCCAAGAGAACATATATCTTATGATCAATTCATCGAGCATTTGGAAAACGGAGACATCAAATCTCTTTCAATGCAGCCTGAACGGGGTGTATTTGAAGTACGAGGCAAGTTAAAGGGCTATGATGAAGATAAATACTTTTTAACTTATGTTTGGAATAGCGACAATTTGCTCGACCGCATCCATAAGGCAGCTGCGGAAGCAAAAGTTGAGGTAATGCCTGCCAAGGAAACAAGCGGCTGGGTAACATTTTTTACCTCCATCATTCCGTTTATCATCATCTTTATCCTTTTCTTCTTCTTACTAAACCAGGCACAGGGCGGCGGCAGCCGTGTCATGAACTTTGGGAAAAGCAAAGCGAAGCTTTATAACGAAGATAAGAAAAAGGTGCGTTTTAAAGATGTAGCGGGTGCAGATGAAGAAAAGCAAGAACTTGTTGAAGTTGTTGAATTTTTAAAAGATCCGCGCAAATTTTCAGAACTTGGTGCACGCATTCCGAAAGGCGTTCTCTTAGTGGGCCCTCCGGGTACAGGTAAAACATTGCTGGCGCGTGCAGTTGCCGGTGAAGCCGGTGTTCCGTTCTTTTCAATCAGCGGTTCAGACTTCGTTGAAATGTTTGTCGGGGTCGGAGCTTCTCGTGTGCGCGATTTATTTGAAACTGCGAAGAAGAATGCTCCATGTATTATCTTTATTGACGAAATTGATGCAGTCGGCCGCCAGCGCGGAGCAGGACTTGGCGGAGGCCATGACGAGCGCGAGCAGACATTAAACCAATTGCTTGTTGAAATGGATGGGTTTGGCGCGAATGAAGGGATTATTATTATCGCTGCCACAAACCGGCCGGATATTTTAGACCCTGCCTTACTGCGTCCGGGACGTTTTGACCGCCAGATTACAGTTGACCGTCCTGATGTAAAAGGACGTGAAGCGGTACTTAAAGTTCATGCACGAAATAAGCCTCTTGATGAGTCTGTCAACTTAAAAAATATTGCGATGCGGACTCCGGGATTTTCCGGTGCGGACCTTGAAAACTTGCTCAACGAAGCTGCGCTGGTGGCAGCTCGTCAGAATAAGAAAAAAATTGATATGTCTGACATAGATGAAGCAACAGACCGTGTCATTGCCGGTCCTGCGAAAAAGAGCCGTGTTATTTCGGAAAAAGAACGTAAAATTGTTGCTTTCCACGAAGCCGGTCATACTGTTATCGGCTTGATGCTGGATGAAGCTGAAATGGTTCATAAAGTAACGATTGTTCCGCGGGGCCAAGCAGGCGGATATGCGGTCATGCTTCCTAAAGAAGATCGTTATTTCATGACAAAACCCGAATTGCTTGATAAAATTACCGGCCTTTTAGGCGGCCGAGTAGCGGAAGAAATTGTGTTCGGTGAAGTCAGCACTGGTGCACATAATGACTTCCAGCGTGCAACAGGCATTGCGCGAAGAATGGTTACTGAGTTTGGGATGAGTGATAAGCTTGGTCCTTTGCAGTTTGGACAATCACAAGGCCAAGTGTTCTTAGGAAGAGATATCCATAGCGAACAAAACTATTCCGATGCGATTGCATATGAGATCGATTTAGAAATTCAGCGTATTATTAAAGAATGTTATGAGAAAGCAAGAAATATTTTATCGGAAAACCGTGATAAGCTTGACCTTATAGCAAATACGTTATTAGAAGTGGAAACACTCGATGCAGAGCAAATCAAACACCTTGTCGAGCATGGCAAACTTCCTGATCATTCTGCTGCCCGTGTTAACAAAAATGCAGACGATGTGAAGGTAAATATTAATACTAAAAAAGACGAAGAATTGCCGGCAAACGGTGAAGGCGCTATTAAAGAGGAACATACTACCGGTCTTAATTCCCGTTTCTCTGATGATACGGGAAATATCGATGAAGACCGCCGGAATTCTTAA
- the cysK gene encoding cysteine synthase A, with translation MVRVANSIAELVGQTPIVKLNRLTDENSAEVYLKLEYFNPGSSVKDRIALAMIEAAEEKGVLKPGDTIIEPTSGNTGIGLAMIAAAKGYKTVIVMPETMSLERRNLLRAYGAELVLTPGPDGMKGAIKKAEELVKEHGYFMPQQFKNEANPEIHRRTTGKEIVEQMGDQLDAFVSGIGTGGTITGASEVLRGKYQDIKIYAVEPADSPVLSGGKPGPHKIQGIGAGFVPDVLNTEIYDEIIQVTNDQAFEYARRAAKEEGILCGISSGAAIYAALEVAKKLGKGKKVLAIIPDNGERYLSTPLYQFE, from the coding sequence ATGGTTCGTGTGGCAAATTCTATTGCTGAACTTGTAGGACAAACACCGATTGTCAAATTAAATCGTCTAACAGATGAAAACAGCGCAGAAGTATACTTAAAACTCGAATATTTTAATCCCGGAAGCAGTGTAAAAGACCGGATTGCATTGGCGATGATCGAGGCTGCAGAAGAAAAAGGAGTATTGAAGCCGGGGGATACGATCATAGAACCTACAAGCGGAAATACCGGAATTGGGCTGGCAATGATTGCGGCTGCAAAAGGATATAAAACAGTAATTGTAATGCCGGAAACAATGAGTTTGGAGCGCCGCAACCTATTGCGTGCTTATGGTGCAGAATTAGTATTGACTCCCGGACCGGATGGAATGAAAGGGGCAATCAAAAAAGCGGAAGAACTGGTTAAGGAACACGGCTACTTTATGCCACAGCAATTCAAAAACGAAGCAAATCCGGAAATTCACCGGAGAACAACCGGAAAAGAAATTGTTGAACAAATGGGCGATCAGTTGGATGCGTTTGTATCCGGAATCGGAACAGGCGGAACGATTACAGGCGCTAGCGAGGTTCTTCGAGGAAAATATCAAGATATTAAAATTTATGCAGTTGAACCGGCAGATTCTCCGGTATTATCAGGAGGAAAACCGGGACCCCATAAAATTCAGGGAATTGGAGCAGGATTTGTTCCGGATGTCCTCAATACAGAAATTTATGATGAAATCATTCAAGTAACAAATGATCAAGCATTTGAATATGCGAGACGTGCTGCGAAAGAAGAAGGCATTCTATGCGGAATTTCCTCAGGGGCAGCCATTTATGCTGCTCTGGAAGTGGCGAAGAAGCTTGGAAAAGGAAAGAAAGTATTAGCCATCATTCCGGACAATGGGGAACGCTATTTGAGTACACCTTTATACCAATTTGAATAA
- the folP gene encoding dihydropteroate synthase, which produces MEQKRNRLGGKNVANKQFIQAGPYRLDYGKKTIIMGILNITPDSFSDGGKYNRLDSAVEHALEMVENGADIIDIGGESTRPGHEPVPLEVELERVIPVIEAVASKVNVPISIDTYKAEVARQAIKAGAHIINDVWGAKADPEMAAVAADLQVPIILMHNRNNRDYSVFFRDVINDLFESITLVKNAGVKDDMIILDPGIGFAKDLTLNIEMMRNLDKLVALGFPVLLGTSRKSMIGHVLDLPVTERVEGTAATVCYGIQKGCHIIRVHDVKEMSRVAKMMDTLIGKGEI; this is translated from the coding sequence ATGGAGCAGAAACGAAATCGTTTAGGAGGAAAGAACGTGGCAAATAAGCAATTCATTCAAGCCGGCCCTTACAGGCTGGATTATGGAAAAAAAACAATTATTATGGGGATTTTAAATATAACACCAGATTCTTTTTCGGATGGAGGAAAATACAATCGGCTGGACTCAGCTGTTGAACATGCACTTGAAATGGTAGAGAACGGCGCGGATATAATTGATATCGGTGGAGAATCAACACGCCCGGGGCATGAGCCTGTACCGTTGGAAGTGGAATTGGAGAGGGTTATACCTGTGATCGAAGCGGTTGCTTCAAAAGTAAATGTGCCGATTTCAATCGATACTTATAAAGCGGAAGTGGCAAGGCAAGCAATTAAGGCAGGTGCCCATATTATTAATGATGTATGGGGTGCAAAAGCAGATCCGGAAATGGCTGCTGTTGCGGCTGATCTTCAAGTTCCAATTATCCTCATGCACAATCGAAACAACCGGGATTATAGCGTCTTCTTTCGCGATGTGATCAATGATTTGTTTGAGAGCATTACGTTAGTCAAAAATGCCGGAGTGAAAGATGATATGATTATTTTAGACCCAGGCATCGGGTTTGCAAAAGATCTGACGCTAAACATAGAAATGATGAGAAACTTGGACAAATTAGTTGCACTAGGGTTTCCGGTACTTTTAGGAACATCGCGAAAATCGATGATTGGCCACGTATTGGATCTACCGGTAACTGAACGGGTAGAAGGCACAGCAGCGACAGTCTGCTACGGAATTCAGAAAGGCTGCCACATCATTCGCGTTCATGATGTGAAAGAAATGAGCCGGGTTGCCAAAATGATGGATACCCTTATCGGAAAGGGGGAAATTTGA
- the folB gene encoding dihydroneopterin aldolase, whose translation MDKIMLNQMTFYGYHGVFPEETKLGQRFIVDLTVECDLKKAGESDNLEDSVNYGDLYEACREVVEGKPYKLVEAVAEKIASKILYNFNTVESCTVKVTKPDPPIPGHYESVAVEITRRR comes from the coding sequence ATGGACAAAATTATGTTAAATCAAATGACCTTCTATGGCTATCATGGAGTATTTCCGGAAGAAACAAAACTCGGCCAGCGCTTTATTGTTGATTTGACAGTTGAGTGTGATCTTAAGAAAGCGGGAGAGAGTGATAACCTGGAAGACTCGGTCAACTATGGAGACTTATATGAAGCCTGCCGGGAAGTGGTTGAAGGAAAACCATATAAGCTCGTGGAAGCAGTCGCAGAAAAAATCGCCTCGAAAATCCTTTACAATTTTAATACGGTTGAATCATGCACAGTAAAAGTGACGAAACCGGACCCGCCGATTCCCGGTCATTATGAATCTGTAGCAGTAGAGATTACAAGGAGAAGATAA
- a CDS encoding peptidyl-prolyl cis-trans isomerase: MGKNQLWMIIAALVALNCFTFIFFLSKTEWAFGNGETVATVGNDSISRQEWINELETRYGKDTLRDLVDQKVVEQMAEKYHIKVSEQDVNRELIMMKSLYGSYGQQQGNEEKWKQQIKYSLLLEELLTRDAVIEEEELKSYYKQNKNLFDIPDSYHVSQIVTKSKKDAEQTMRELEQGSNFQALAMERSIDEFTANQGGDLGFVSEEDDRIPASVFNKIKVLEPGKWSEPIETKNGYTIIFLHEKVPGKKYSYKEVKDQIRRQIALEQMDVPISAQTFWEEAKVDWLYGKGEKES, encoded by the coding sequence TTGGGGAAGAATCAACTTTGGATGATTATTGCCGCTTTAGTTGCGCTAAATTGTTTTACGTTCATTTTCTTTTTATCCAAAACAGAGTGGGCTTTCGGTAACGGAGAAACGGTTGCTACGGTAGGAAATGATTCGATTTCAAGGCAAGAGTGGATAAATGAATTGGAAACAAGGTACGGAAAAGATACATTAAGGGATCTTGTTGACCAAAAAGTGGTTGAACAGATGGCTGAAAAGTATCACATTAAAGTTTCGGAACAGGATGTCAACAGAGAATTAATAATGATGAAATCCCTTTATGGATCATATGGCCAACAACAGGGAAACGAAGAAAAGTGGAAGCAGCAAATCAAATACAGCCTTTTGCTTGAAGAGCTGTTGACAAGGGATGCGGTGATTGAGGAAGAAGAACTGAAATCCTATTACAAGCAAAACAAAAATTTATTTGATATCCCGGATTCTTATCATGTATCACAAATCGTCACAAAATCGAAAAAGGATGCCGAACAAACTATGCGGGAATTAGAACAAGGTTCAAACTTTCAGGCACTGGCAATGGAGCGGTCCATTGATGAATTTACAGCAAACCAAGGTGGAGACCTTGGGTTTGTGAGTGAAGAAGATGATCGAATTCCTGCATCGGTATTTAACAAAATAAAAGTGCTGGAACCGGGAAAATGGAGCGAACCGATTGAAACAAAAAACGGCTACACAATTATTTTTCTCCATGAAAAGGTGCCGGGGAAGAAATATTCCTATAAAGAAGTAAAAGATCAAATTCGCCGCCAAATTGCTTTAGAGCAAATGGATGTTCCTATTTCTGCCCAAACGTTCTGGGAGGAAGCAAAGGTTGATTGGCTTTACGGCAAGGGAGAAAAAGAATCATAG
- a CDS encoding anthranilate synthase component I family protein, translated as MKQLKIYSKKIPYSHSRFFKQYCLLSKDQSYHVFLESGRGGRYSIAGLQPYIVMEGKGSRLKIISKEKTDFLSGNPLHLLKNWLKNYHVEKRADLPDFQGGAIGYISYDYGRQIERLPNISQDDLLIPDIYFLLFKEWFVFDHEEKVLWLMFLYEEKEIKKVEESAKYWEQQWFKSQREEPETVNKKLSDKLEVSLTEKEFIEAVEKVQQYIRQGDVFQVNLSVRQSKPIEIPALSVYKQLRVLNPSPYMGYFHVPEFQLVSGSPELLVKKKGKEVSTRPIAGTRSRGKDDKEDLKLANELIENEKERAEHVMLVDLERNDLGRVCKYGTVEVNEFMVIEKYSHVMHIVSNVRGELEDNKDGFDLIDAVFPGGTITGAPKVRTMEIIEELEPVRRGPYTGSLGWIGFNGDLELNIIIRTMLVKDGMAHVQSGAGIVIDSNPKYEYKESLKKALALWKAKEQAEAAKGETDDFYD; from the coding sequence GTGAAGCAGCTTAAGATCTATAGTAAAAAAATTCCATATTCTCACTCCCGTTTTTTTAAGCAATATTGTCTATTATCAAAAGATCAGTCTTATCATGTTTTCCTCGAAAGCGGAAGAGGAGGACGATATAGTATTGCGGGGCTACAGCCATACATCGTAATGGAAGGGAAAGGCTCCCGCCTTAAAATCATCAGTAAAGAAAAGACCGATTTCCTTTCCGGAAATCCCCTTCATCTATTAAAAAATTGGCTGAAAAACTATCATGTTGAAAAACGAGCGGATCTCCCAGATTTTCAGGGCGGAGCAATCGGATACATAAGCTATGATTATGGCCGTCAAATTGAACGGCTGCCGAATATTTCCCAGGACGACTTATTGATTCCGGACATTTATTTTTTATTGTTTAAAGAATGGTTTGTATTTGATCATGAGGAAAAAGTATTGTGGCTCATGTTTTTGTATGAAGAAAAAGAAATAAAGAAGGTTGAAGAATCGGCAAAATATTGGGAGCAGCAATGGTTTAAGTCTCAAAGAGAGGAACCGGAAACAGTCAACAAAAAATTGTCTGATAAGCTTGAGGTTTCATTAACTGAAAAGGAATTTATCGAGGCCGTGGAAAAGGTGCAGCAATACATTCGCCAAGGCGATGTTTTTCAAGTGAATTTGTCTGTTCGTCAATCGAAACCAATCGAAATCCCTGCCTTAAGTGTTTATAAACAGCTGCGAGTCTTGAATCCATCGCCTTATATGGGATATTTTCACGTCCCGGAATTTCAGCTGGTAAGCGGTTCACCGGAACTTTTAGTGAAAAAGAAAGGAAAAGAAGTAAGTACCCGGCCGATCGCCGGAACCCGTTCCCGGGGAAAAGACGACAAAGAAGATCTGAAACTTGCAAATGAACTGATCGAAAATGAAAAAGAACGGGCTGAACACGTTATGCTCGTTGATCTGGAAAGAAATGATTTAGGAAGAGTGTGCAAGTACGGAACAGTCGAAGTGAACGAATTTATGGTTATAGAAAAATATTCGCATGTCATGCACATTGTTTCAAACGTAAGGGGTGAGCTAGAAGATAATAAAGATGGGTTCGATTTGATTGATGCGGTATTTCCTGGCGGCACGATTACAGGAGCCCCGAAAGTGCGGACAATGGAAATTATTGAAGAATTAGAGCCGGTACGAAGAGGCCCTTATACAGGATCCCTTGGCTGGATCGGCTTTAATGGAGATCTTGAGTTAAACATTATTATCAGGACCATGCTTGTCAAAGACGGGATGGCACATGTCCAGTCGGGTGCAGGGATTGTCATTGATTCAAACCCGAAGTATGAGTATAAAGAATCGTTAAAAAAGGCGCTTGCCCTTTGGAAAGCAAAAGAGCAGGCAGAAGCGGCAAAAGGTGAGACAGATGATTTTTATGATTGA